Proteins encoded in a region of the Haloarcula sp. CBA1129 genome:
- a CDS encoding sugar phosphate nucleotidyltransferase → MDAIVLAGGYATRLWPITRRRPKMLLPVGETTVIDGVLQSLEADDRIGTTYLSTNEAFADEFEAHIDEMGYEKVQLSVESTADEDEKFGVVGALAQLIDREGIDDDLFVIGGDNLIGFDPSEFLDFFEERDGPVLAAYDVGSREKAKSYGLVELDGERVVDFQEKPDNPKSTLVSIACYAFPADSLRFEEYLSGDNNPDEPGWYIDWLQRQEPVSTFTFDDVWFDIGTPDSYFEAVEWKLDGGSLIHPDATVENSEIGDTVHVMAGAEVTDSSLDRTIVFPDTEVHDCDLDETILGEDVHVEGYNMSGSLLINR, encoded by the coding sequence ATGGACGCGATAGTTCTAGCTGGCGGCTACGCGACACGACTGTGGCCGATCACTCGGCGTCGACCGAAGATGCTACTTCCGGTCGGTGAGACGACTGTTATCGACGGGGTCTTGCAATCGCTTGAAGCCGATGACCGAATCGGGACGACGTACCTGAGCACAAACGAGGCCTTTGCCGACGAGTTCGAGGCCCACATCGATGAGATGGGCTACGAGAAGGTGCAACTCTCCGTCGAGAGCACGGCAGACGAAGACGAGAAGTTCGGCGTCGTCGGCGCGCTCGCGCAACTCATCGACCGCGAGGGTATCGACGACGACCTGTTCGTTATCGGCGGCGACAACCTCATCGGCTTCGACCCCTCCGAGTTCCTCGATTTCTTCGAGGAGCGTGACGGGCCGGTACTCGCCGCCTACGACGTTGGCTCGCGGGAGAAAGCCAAGTCCTACGGGCTCGTCGAACTCGACGGCGAGCGCGTCGTCGACTTTCAGGAGAAGCCCGACAATCCCAAGAGTACGCTCGTGTCGATTGCCTGCTACGCCTTCCCCGCTGATTCGCTCCGCTTCGAGGAGTACCTCTCGGGCGACAACAACCCCGACGAACCGGGCTGGTACATCGACTGGCTGCAACGGCAGGAACCGGTGTCCACGTTCACCTTCGACGACGTCTGGTTCGACATCGGGACGCCCGACTCGTACTTCGAGGCGGTCGAGTGGAAACTCGACGGCGGGTCGCTCATCCACCCGGACGCGACCGTCGAGAACTCCGAGATCGGTGACACCGTCCACGTGATGGCCGGCGCGGAAGTGACCGACAGCAGCCTCGACCGGACCATCGTGTTCCCGGACACCGAGGTCCACGACTGCGACCTCGACGAAACGATTCTTGGCGAGGACGTCCACGTCGAGGGGTACAATATGTCGGGCTCACTCCTCATCAACCGCTGA
- a CDS encoding glycosyltransferase family 4 protein encodes MPPNVLMLGWGFPPNITGGLDTAIGELFEQLEPRDDIEFELVLPAEYAPPDRDGIHGVSTGSGDIITRIGRLAGEFADRAADADIIHTNDWFGYNPGSRAKSAHDVEWISTFHSLSADRNVNPPQREVETEQRVANRSDHIVAVSKFTQRRIREQYDADSTVIYNGFSSVEPTGRDIKAELNIDGKMLFFVGRHTDQKGLSYLLYALSKLGRDDVSLVLGGSGHLTEQLEQFAELLGVEDRVYFPGYLPQSELGDYYNSADLFVSPSLAEPFGITIVEALSVGTRVVACESGAAELLNEDCVIEVEPDSDSIAEGIEHALSLSTPIEYDVRTWEAVADEHVEFYREVLNEA; translated from the coding sequence CAGCTCGAACCGAGAGACGACATCGAGTTCGAGTTGGTGTTACCCGCGGAGTACGCGCCGCCGGACCGCGACGGTATCCACGGCGTCTCGACGGGCAGTGGCGACATCATCACGCGTATCGGCCGGCTAGCCGGGGAGTTCGCCGACCGGGCGGCCGACGCCGATATCATCCACACGAACGACTGGTTCGGCTACAACCCCGGCTCGCGGGCCAAGTCGGCCCACGATGTCGAATGGATCTCGACGTTCCACTCGCTGTCCGCGGACCGCAACGTGAACCCGCCACAGCGGGAAGTCGAAACCGAACAGCGGGTCGCCAACCGCTCGGACCACATCGTCGCGGTGAGCAAGTTCACGCAGCGACGGATTCGCGAGCAGTACGACGCCGACTCGACGGTCATCTACAACGGATTTTCGTCGGTGGAGCCGACAGGCCGAGACATCAAGGCGGAGCTCAACATCGACGGGAAGATGCTGTTTTTCGTTGGCCGACACACCGACCAGAAAGGGCTGTCGTACCTGCTGTACGCGCTCTCGAAGCTCGGCCGAGACGACGTCAGTTTGGTACTCGGCGGCTCAGGGCATCTCACCGAACAGCTCGAACAGTTCGCGGAGCTGCTGGGCGTCGAGGACCGTGTCTACTTCCCGGGGTATCTCCCCCAGTCGGAACTCGGGGACTACTACAACAGCGCCGACCTGTTCGTCTCACCGTCGCTGGCGGAGCCGTTCGGCATCACAATCGTCGAAGCGCTGTCAGTCGGGACGCGCGTCGTCGCCTGTGAGAGCGGGGCCGCGGAACTGCTCAACGAGGACTGTGTCATCGAGGTCGAACCCGATTCGGACTCCATCGCCGAGGGAATCGAGCACGCGCTATCGCTGTCGACGCCCATCGAGTACGATGTTCGGACTTGGGAAGCGGTCGCTGACGAACACGTCGAGTTCTATCGCGAGGTTCTGAACGAAGCCTGA